GATGGGGATCAATAACCGCAGCCTGCATACCTTCAAAACCGACATCCACACCAGTATTGATTTAAAAGACCTCCTGCCTTCAGACAAATGCCTGATTACCGAAAGCGGCATTAACAGCCGTGCTGATATTGAGCTCATGCAGCGCCATGGCATTAACACCTTTTTAATTGGCGAGAGCCTGATGCGCATGCCAGACATTGGCGCCAAACTGGATGAATTAATGGGGAAGAACGGTTAATTGCGACGCCAGGTATTTTTCAAAAAAATCCTGCGCCGGGATGGGTTTGCTGTAATAATACCCCTGATGAATGAAGCAACCCATCTGACAGAGCAAGTCGCCCTGCGGTTTTTCTTCAATCCCCTCCGCAATCAGTTTTAAGCCCAGGCTTTGCGCGAGGGTGATGATGGCCCGCACAATGCTGTAATTTTTCTGATTGGTGAGCAAATCGGCAATGAAGATTTGATCAATCTTCATGGCATCAATGGGCATTTTTTTAAGATAACTCATGGACGAATAGCCGGTACCGAAGTCATCGAGCGCCAATTTAAATCCCGCCGCCTTCAACTCATTCATGATGGCAATGGATTGATGGAAATTATCGATCAAGGTACTTTCAGTGATTTCCAGTTCAATTTGAGCGGGGGTCAACCCGGACTCCTTCACGCAGTGCACAAGTAAATCGCACAGGTTATCCTGAGTAAACTGTCTGGCAGCCAGGTTAACGCCGATGGGAGGGACCACAATGCCCTGTTTCTGCCATTGTTTAATCTGCTGGCAGGCGGCCCGCATGACCCACTCGCCAATGACATTGATGCTATTTGTCTCCTCTGCCAATGCGATAAACACCCGGGGAGTCAACACGCCGCGCGTGGGGTGAAGCCAGCGCAGCAGCACTTCGGCACTGGCCAGTTTACCGCTTGCGGCATCGACCTGGGGTTGAAAATAGAGGACGAACTGATTTTCCTTGAGGGCCAGGTTTAAATCCTGAAGGATTTGATTGCGTTCAACCACCTGCTTTTCAAGCTCATCACTGAAGAAAACATAACGGTGTTTGCCGCCTTTCTTCGCCTGATACATGGACATGTCGGCGCATTTTAACAAATCATCCCCGGTAGTCTGCGTGGAGCGGATAACAATACCAATGCTTGCAGACCCAATAAACTCCTCCTCCCCTATTCTGAATGGTTTGTCCAGAGCTTCTAGCAGGTCTTCAGCCAGTTCAGTCGCTGTCCTTCTCGCCTGCTGAGGGGTCGGTAAATCCCCCACCAGCACCGTGAATTCATCGCCGCCCAAACGGCTCAACAACCCTCTGTCCTGAATGCAGTTGGCCATGGTTTTTGCCACATGACTTAAAAACAGATCGCCCACACCATGCCCCAGCGAGTCATTGATGTCTTTAAAATTATCCAGATCAATAAACATCAACAGACAATAAACGCCTTCTTTCTCACTGCGCTTCAGCACCTCGCTTAATTGCTGGCGCAGCACCAGACGATTGGGTAATTGCGTCAAATCATCATAATGAGCCTGATGATACAATTTTTCCTGCCACTCATTCTGGGTAAAAGCCACCGACAGGCGATGAAAAATATCGTGCAGAGGCTGCGTGTCACAGTCATCGCGCCTTTTTTTATCACCAAAACCGAGGCAGACGATCGAGGCCAGCTGATCATTATGAATGATGGGAAAAAGAATGAAATGCGCTTGTTCCTCTTTAAACCAGGAAAGGAAGGAAGGCGTTTCGTCGTCAGGCAGGCTTAAGGTCAGTTCTGGTGAGTGGCTGTAACGCGCCAGTTCATCCGAGGTAGTGGGTACAAGTTCCTGCGGAGCGGGTACTGCGGTCTTGCTGTCGAAAAAAATCCGCACTGATTTCCTGGTTTTACCCTTCACTAAACAAATTAACAACCAGTCATACTGTACCAGCTCATTTAAACGGCTGTGCAGAATAGCAACCACACGGCGCACACTCGCTTTGTTCACGATCGCCTGATCCAGCATTGACATAATCGACATGGTTTTAAACTGCTGGTTTAACTGACTGGACATGGAATTAAACGCCTCACCCAGCTCTTCAAATTCATCATTGCTTTTCATCACCGGCGCAGGAGTAAAGTCCTGTTTGGACAGGCGGCGGGTCGCATCCGTTAATTGTTCAAGCGGGATGAGGTAGCGTCTGATTTGTGACTGACTTAAAAACATGGTCAAAAGCAAGGCTAAAAGGGTGGTCGGCAGAAAAATTTCAAAAAATTTCGCCTGCGCGATGAAACTTAATTTGGGTTGCGCAAGAACAATAGCCCAGGTTTTACCCTGCAGGCGGTAATCGAGAAAAAGGCTCCAGTAGGCCACGTAATAGGGTTGATTATTCAGCTCTTGCGACAAGGTGCGTGTGTGCGTTTTTTTAACCACCTGGTAGTTAACCGGCAAAGGCTTTTCGCTGTTGCTGAAAACCACCTGCCCCTCGCCATCCACAATCCACAACAAGGCGTCGTCGTTGCTTAACGAGAGACTCCATAATTGACGCTCATCCGCCTGGGCTAATAACACATACGCGGCATTCGGCCGACAGACAAAATAGAGACCCTTCGCGGGCCCTGTTGCTGAAAAATAAAACAATTTGCAATCACCGGGATTTAACTTAACCGCTGGAAAAGCAATGGGCGCGGGATTTTCAGTGAGAGGGATGATCTTACCCTCAGAGGTTTTAACGGATAAGGTGGTAAAGCCTGGGACCGCTTTCACCAGTTTATCCTTCTCGGTGACCATCTCGTCCTCGCTGAGATTGCCAAGGCGTTTCCCTAAGGAATCGACCTGATCGCCAAGCTCAAAGAGGGTGCCGGCCAACTCCATGCCAAGGCTTTTGACTTCCTTTCGTGCAGCCATTTCTTCATTGGCTTTAACCTGTTGGTTAAATTGGGTAATCTGAAAAATGGCTAAAATGACGATGGGGATTAAAGCAGAAATAACGAATAAAAAGAATATCCGTCTCGCGACCCTGCTCTGAAAGAAATGCCATTCCGTCTGCATAGACTAATCCTTGCTTAATAATCAGCGGCAGGACCAATGTAGGCTCCGTTGTTCGCCCGCACCACATCATCCTGACTGGCTTTAGCCGTCAAGGGAGAGACCGAAGCGCCATCCTCACCGCTACTGTATAAATCATAGTCCGAATTAATCGGAACAAGATTTTTATCTTTTCTGGCCATCCCTTTTGCTGAAGGACCGCCGTTTAAAATGTTCAAATAACGATAAGGGTTTCCCCAGGGGTCTCTCATGCTGATGCCCAGGGTGGCAAGATCAGGGGGGTATTGGTTGTTTTCACCGTAGTATTTTTCGATCGCCATTTCAACCGTTTTGATGTCGGCTGTGGCTGTAGTCATGTTGACCCGCGTCACATAACGGAAGTAACCTGGAATAAAGATAACAGAAAGAACACCGACAATGCCGGCAGCCAGCATCAGCTCAAACAGTGTATAGCCTTTTTCTTTTTTTAATTTCGGCCAGCCACATGATCGACCTCGTAGTAAACCGAGTTTTGTTTTTAGCATCCCATACCTTATTTAATGCTATTACTTTAAACCGTTTTTGTGATTATTTTCTCCTCAACAAGTTTAATAATAGCACATTATTGGCCCTCTGACGGCTTCACTACCCCTATGACAAAAGAACAAACGAGATGAAAATTAATTTGTTTTACTGTGCTAAATTTAGCATAATGGCTGATTTTCGATCTCAAGGGTCTTATGTCAACAAAATTGATTAATATCAAGGTCTTGGAAGAACTGGTTCATCAGGCGGAATTGAATCAGGAAGGAAAAACAGCGGATTACATTCCCGAGCTTGCCAATGTGAACCAGGATTTGACCGCGATTGCCGTGCATCCTCTGGGAGAAAGTCCGTTGTCTTACAGCAATCACCCGCTGCAACCGGTAACCCTGCAAAGTACCGGTAAAATGGTGCCTTTAATCGGTCTGCTGGAAGAGTTTGGCTTTGAACAGGTGTTTGAATGGGTGAAAGTCGAACCCTCAGGTGATGATTTCGCCTCCATTACCCGCCTTGAGCAATTTGGCCCCAAACCTTCAAACCCTATGCTCAATGCCGGTGCCATTACCCTGTGTTCGCGTATTCCCGGTACGGGCGAGCAGCAGTTTGCCTGGCTTGAACACTGGATACAAAAACTCTTTAATCAACGATTAACGATGAATGCCCTGGTCTTTGCCTCGGAAAAACGCACCGGCAATCGCAACCGCTCCCTGGCGTATCTCTTAAAAAGCCGCAACAATCTAGGGACTGACGTGATTGAAACCCTCGATTTGTATTTCGCCTTGTGTTCTTATGAAGTGATGCTTGAACAAATGCTGTTTTTACCCACGGTACTGGCTAATGGGGGGCGAAACCCAGAAACGGGTGAGCAGATCATTTCCCTGGAAACCTGCAAAATCACGCTGGCCATTATGGCCACCTGCGGCCTTTACGATGAAACCGGCACGCACATGGTGCGCACCGGCATGCCGGCGAAAAGCGGCGTTTCCGGTTACACCATTGCCACCGTGCCTGGAAAAGCGGGCATTGCCGTTTTAAGTCCCCGTGTCAATCCGAAAGGCAACAGCATTCGCGGGGAAATCATGCTGGAAGGGTTGTCCAAAGCCATGAACTGGCACTTTGCCATTCCTTAGCCCTACGCGCGGTGCCCGCGCGATTATCCCCCTTCCGTCACATTCACCTGCGGCAATTCCTGCGTTGGGCTGACAATGTGAACGTAGGCTTCCTGCGTAGCCGCTGCATTGGTCAGCTTGAATAACTGCTCCCCAGGTGCGGGGGCAGTCAACAAATTGGAGACATCCTCAACATCCGCGCTGTGCAGGTTGATCGTATCCGCCGCTGCCCCACCATCGGCCTTGATTTGCAGAACAGAAACCTGAGTGCCATTATTCAACTCCAGATTGAGTTCACTGCCAGACGAGAGCGCCAGCACGGAATCCAGCGTTAAGCTTAAGGTATTTTGACCATGACCGGTCATATCCACCTTTTCCCAGCCTGAATCAAAATGACCCGTGATTTCCTGGGCGGTTAGATTCATGCCGTTCTGATTCAACTGCACCGTGTCTATGCCGTGATTGCCATTGACCTTGCCCAAACCGTCCATGTTGTCGGGAATCAATACCACGTCATTGCCAGCACCAAAATCAAAATGGCCCTGGGCGTTAAAATCAATGAGATTGATGGGCAACGTATCGTTGATCTGCACGCCGAATTGCGTGACCGAGGTATCCACCAGCCCGGTGTCATCGGTCACTGACACCTGCACATGCCTGACCACCCCTTCGCTGGCTTCACTGGCTACCGGCGTGAAGGTTAAGGTTTTGAGCATGAGCTCATAAGCGCCAACCGGGACGAGCTGACCTGGGTTTAAGGCAGTAAACACATAGGCATAATTATTCCCCGTGCCAAAATCCTGAAATTGCAGCACGTAATTCTCGCCGCCATAATTAATGGCGACCTGCCCCAGCCCCATGTTAAAAACAACGTCTGCGGTGGAGACGAGATTAATGGCGTCGCCGGCAATAAAGTCACTGCTGCTGACCACGGCCTTGGTTAAAAATGGACTATCCGGATCGCTGACTGATTCCACAATCGCAGCACTGCCAGTGGTCAGGTTTTGAATGTTGGCTCCCAGGTCGACACTGAAAATGATGTCGTTGTAATCCCTGTCGCCGCCATTTTGTAAATCTTCAAAACCGACAATGAGCAAACCGCTGTAAGCCAGAAGCGCCGGATCCTGCTGATCAAAGGTCACACCGCTTAAGGCATGCCCAGCAGGAAATGAGGCGGCATCGGTATTTAAGCTTTTGTCGTGACTGAAATAGACATTACCAATGAGTTCCGTATTGCCCACTTTCACCCGTCCATTGTCAATGGAAACAAGGTTGTTCAAGTTGTCGATGGAAGTTATGCCCTGGCTTGTGACTAACGATTTAATCGTCACAGCATTGACATTGTTCACGCCGTTTCTATCCAGATCAGCCCCGTCCTCAATGAGGAAAAACCCAATGCCCTGCCCGGCTGGAATCGTTGGGATATTGAACGTGTCAGATTGGTTTAAGCCAAAAGCATTGAAGGTATTTTCAATTAAATTCGTACCGCCAACCCCGGAAGTCACCACGGCGGAGGCATCAAGCCAGATGAGGCCCGCGGAATTGGCGATGATATTTCCGGCAGCATCGTAGAGGTAATATCCCACCATGTTCTGATGGCCTGCGCCTTCAGAAACGAATTTGACTTGCACCGGGGTGGGTATTTCAATGAAAGTATTGGTTAAATCCACACCATTGACCGGCACGCTGACCACCTGCCCTTCACGGCCTAAAGCCTGCAGTAATAAATACTCTGCCACTTCGGCATCACCATAAGGCTGCTGCCCCTGTTCCGTGCGGGTAAACTCGATGGTTTTGCTCAGCAGGGTAATTTCGGGCGGCTCGACATTGTCAATTTTAATGGTTAACAAGGCATTGTCCTGGTCGCCATCGGCATCCTGAATGGTATAGCCTACCTGGACTTGCTCATCCTGATTCACGTTGGCGGCAATGTAGGTGTAGTCGCCTGTGGCAAAATTAAAGGTTAATTCCCCGCCCAGCGCGTCAAACACCGTCAACTCATTATTGACTACACCGGGATCATCAAAATGATAGGTTTGATTGTCGAGCGTAATGGACACGATGCGATGATCATGCGGGCCATCCCCGCCAAAGGCATCATTTTGCAGCACATTGCCGTTGACGGCATTGTTTAATTGCTGTTGCAGTGTCGCATCCAGATCACTGGGGTCAAGTACCTGAATAATCTCATCGCCGCTGTTACCCACGGCCGCGAGGGGCCCTGGATTAAACTGGCCAATGCCGACCGGAATCACGTTGATGTCGTTGCTGTCGACAAACGGCTGCCAGCTTGCCGGTGCGCCGGCAGTGACGGGATTCGGAACACCGTCAGAGAGAAAATACACCACATGCTGGTAATCGGCGATGGGAGAGGTCACCGCAATGTCGGATTCCAGCAGGCCGCGGGTGATATTCAGCGCGTCATTGTATTCTGTGCCTGATCCCGGTATGGGGTTTTCACTGACTTCAAGACCGCTGATAAAGTCCAGCGCGTCGTTGAGTTCGCCGTTTAGAATATCAAATTTTTCAGTGGCAAACGCACCTGAATTACCGTTACCTGAAGCGAAGGGCACGATGGTAATAATGACCGCGCCGTTGTAATCCGCGTATTGATTAGTCAAATTAATCAAGGCTTCCCGGGCCAGGGCCAATCGGGTTGTGGGCCCCTCGTCGGTGATGATGCGATCGCCCATACTGCCTGAAACATCGACGACGTAGTAAATGTTTAAATTGGCAACCGGCTCTGTGACAGGGGCGCAGTCATTGACGGCAATGGGCAAATCGTCCTGCACATTGACACCGAAACGACCATCCAGAGACACGGTGTCGCCATCGCCGTCCACGGCGTTGATCACCGCGCCCAGGTTAATGGCCAAGGATTGAGTGTCATCATCGGTGGCGACTGGCGGAGAGGGATGATCAAGCGGTCCAAACAGAGTAAACGTGTAGCTGCCTGTCGACTGGTCTAAGGTAAAATCAAAAATAACCGCTCCGCCCTGATCCTGCGCCACAATGCTTGCTGCCGCCCCATTCTGGAGAGACACATAACTGAGGGGCTCACCCTGGGAAGTTAATCCCATTGCCTCAAGCACCGCGGCAGCAT
This region of Legionella taurinensis genomic DNA includes:
- a CDS encoding EAL domain-containing protein, producing MQTEWHFFQSRVARRIFFLFVISALIPIVILAIFQITQFNQQVKANEEMAARKEVKSLGMELAGTLFELGDQVDSLGKRLGNLSEDEMVTEKDKLVKAVPGFTTLSVKTSEGKIIPLTENPAPIAFPAVKLNPGDCKLFYFSATGPAKGLYFVCRPNAAYVLLAQADERQLWSLSLSNDDALLWIVDGEGQVVFSNSEKPLPVNYQVVKKTHTRTLSQELNNQPYYVAYWSLFLDYRLQGKTWAIVLAQPKLSFIAQAKFFEIFLPTTLLALLLTMFLSQSQIRRYLIPLEQLTDATRRLSKQDFTPAPVMKSNDEFEELGEAFNSMSSQLNQQFKTMSIMSMLDQAIVNKASVRRVVAILHSRLNELVQYDWLLICLVKGKTRKSVRIFFDSKTAVPAPQELVPTTSDELARYSHSPELTLSLPDDETPSFLSWFKEEQAHFILFPIIHNDQLASIVCLGFGDKKRRDDCDTQPLHDIFHRLSVAFTQNEWQEKLYHQAHYDDLTQLPNRLVLRQQLSEVLKRSEKEGVYCLLMFIDLDNFKDINDSLGHGVGDLFLSHVAKTMANCIQDRGLLSRLGGDEFTVLVGDLPTPQQARRTATELAEDLLEALDKPFRIGEEEFIGSASIGIVIRSTQTTGDDLLKCADMSMYQAKKGGKHRYVFFSDELEKQVVERNQILQDLNLALKENQFVLYFQPQVDAASGKLASAEVLLRWLHPTRGVLTPRVFIALAEETNSINVIGEWVMRAACQQIKQWQKQGIVVPPIGVNLAARQFTQDNLCDLLVHCVKESGLTPAQIELEITESTLIDNFHQSIAIMNELKAAGFKLALDDFGTGYSSMSYLKKMPIDAMKIDQIFIADLLTNQKNYSIVRAIITLAQSLGLKLIAEGIEEKPQGDLLCQMGCFIHQGYYYSKPIPAQDFFEKYLASQLTVLPH
- a CDS encoding prepilin-type N-terminal cleavage/methylation domain-containing protein, with protein sequence MLKTKLGLLRGRSCGWPKLKKEKGYTLFELMLAAGIVGVLSVIFIPGYFRYVTRVNMTTATADIKTVEMAIEKYYGENNQYPPDLATLGISMRDPWGNPYRYLNILNGGPSAKGMARKDKNLVPINSDYDLYSSGEDGASVSPLTAKASQDDVVRANNGAYIGPAADY
- the glsA gene encoding glutaminase A, with the protein product MSTKLINIKVLEELVHQAELNQEGKTADYIPELANVNQDLTAIAVHPLGESPLSYSNHPLQPVTLQSTGKMVPLIGLLEEFGFEQVFEWVKVEPSGDDFASITRLEQFGPKPSNPMLNAGAITLCSRIPGTGEQQFAWLEHWIQKLFNQRLTMNALVFASEKRTGNRNRSLAYLLKSRNNLGTDVIETLDLYFALCSYEVMLEQMLFLPTVLANGGRNPETGEQIISLETCKITLAIMATCGLYDETGTHMVRTGMPAKSGVSGYTIATVPGKAGIAVLSPRVNPKGNSIRGEIMLEGLSKAMNWHFAIP
- a CDS encoding DUF5801 repeats-in-toxin domain-containing protein, encoding MAVQTASGVVQGLEGILIKNSGNGHNEMVRLGTPLHDGDTLVLLSGNAYIHLLTEDFPTALSLNQPLHIDGISPLLKPSTPESLIGDIIDEALAKGIDPTFILEALAETAAGQELLGEGGNFFILDPMYGLGAVTAGYPTIGVSFDSQGREDYVSLFDADSLLNEVGVPGLPSGGELPPPFEVNADPVVVDETAGLQTVVQGWQSNTPSSEISEVRLDAADGHSAVWNAQTDTLTAADGTWAIIVHPPAGGVGITLEFKQLTPVQHANPNDANDFITVPIIMTATREGDGARASCDFTVTIFDDGPRIVGSGEQEIIRLNVDESFIPAQGAVDTADFAFAFANHFDFGMDNTAAHPGHLVYSLGLESNQTGSGLHTIDATAATGKGIEIQLVDDQGVIRGMANGLEYFTIRVDAATGVVTFTQQLSVWHGDASDANDLSSLITEQVNDLFIRATAIDGDGDSVSDIIGLGNGIFSINDDGPAITIDAVLEAPRLNVDETQLAVSASASADYSPIFDIHPGEDGLGQVNYSLDVNAAAGTGSGLYSVDPSQPDGRGEEIRLEQRDANTVEGRINSDIYFTIAIDSQSGVVTFTQHINVWHADTHNPDDVSTLHAAMGSLAVVATVTDADGDQAQNSVDVSQGFFAIDDDGPRLTLQTDSAQVVNEDALPDGNADPVQTHTISGSLETLVDFGADQSSGFELRTDAAAVLEAMGLTSQGEPLSYVSLQNGAAASIVAQDQGGAVIFDFTLDQSTGSYTFTLFGPLDHPSPPVATDDDTQSLAINLGAVINAVDGDGDTVSLDGRFGVNVQDDLPIAVNDCAPVTEPVANLNIYYVVDVSGSMGDRIITDEGPTTRLALAREALINLTNQYADYNGAVIITIVPFASGNGNSGAFATEKFDILNGELNDALDFISGLEVSENPIPGSGTEYNDALNITRGLLESDIAVTSPIADYQHVVYFLSDGVPNPVTAGAPASWQPFVDSNDINVIPVGIGQFNPGPLAAVGNSGDEIIQVLDPSDLDATLQQQLNNAVNGNVLQNDAFGGDGPHDHRIVSITLDNQTYHFDDPGVVNNELTVFDALGGELTFNFATGDYTYIAANVNQDEQVQVGYTIQDADGDQDNALLTIKIDNVEPPEITLLSKTIEFTRTEQGQQPYGDAEVAEYLLLQALGREGQVVSVPVNGVDLTNTFIEIPTPVQVKFVSEGAGHQNMVGYYLYDAAGNIIANSAGLIWLDASAVVTSGVGGTNLIENTFNAFGLNQSDTFNIPTIPAGQGIGFFLIEDGADLDRNGVNNVNAVTIKSLVTSQGITSIDNLNNLVSIDNGRVKVGNTELIGNVYFSHDKSLNTDAASFPAGHALSGVTFDQQDPALLAYSGLLIVGFEDLQNGGDRDYNDIIFSVDLGANIQNLTTGSAAIVESVSDPDSPFLTKAVVSSSDFIAGDAINLVSTADVVFNMGLGQVAINYGGENYVLQFQDFGTGNNYAYVFTALNPGQLVPVGAYELMLKTLTFTPVASEASEGVVRHVQVSVTDDTGLVDTSVTQFGVQINDTLPINLIDFNAQGHFDFGAGNDVVLIPDNMDGLGKVNGNHGIDTVQLNQNGMNLTAQEITGHFDSGWEKVDMTGHGQNTLSLTLDSVLALSSGSELNLELNNGTQVSVLQIKADGGAAADTINLHSADVEDVSNLLTAPAPGEQLFKLTNAAATQEAYVHIVSPTQELPQVNVTEGG